The following coding sequences lie in one Arabidopsis thaliana chromosome 3, partial sequence genomic window:
- the DEG1 gene encoding DegP protease 1 (DegP protease 1 (DEGP1); FUNCTIONS IN: serine-type peptidase activity, serine-type endopeptidase activity; INVOLVED IN: photosystem II repair, proteolysis, protein catabolic process; LOCATED IN: in 7 components; EXPRESSED IN: 24 plant structures; EXPRESSED DURING: 13 growth stages; CONTAINS InterPro DOMAIN/s: Serine/cysteine peptidase, trypsin-like (InterPro:IPR009003), Peptidase S1C, HrtA/DegP2/Q/S (InterPro:IPR001940), Peptidase S1/S6, chymotrypsin/Hap (InterPro:IPR001254), PDZ/DHR/GLGF (InterPro:IPR001478); BEST Arabidopsis thaliana protein match is: Trypsin family protein with PDZ domain (TAIR:AT5G39830.1); Has 16838 Blast hits to 16778 proteins in 2643 species: Archae - 108; Bacteria - 11023; Metazoa - 354; Fungi - 149; Plants - 421; Viruses - 7; Other Eukaryotes - 4776 (source: NCBI BLink).) has translation MATTTSCSLLLSSTLFLHSPPSSHLSFFNLSSSRSSPISLYPIRSKRYFRILSKLSLNDNNRDDDDDTLHFTPFSAVKPFFLLCTSVALSFSLFAASPAVESASAFVVSTPKKLQTDELATVRLFQENTPSVVYITNLAVRQDAFTLDVLEVPQGSGSGFVWDKQGHIVTNYHVIRGASDLRVTLADQTTFDAKVVGFDQDKDVAVLRIDAPKNKLRPIPVGVSADLLVGQKVFAIGNPFGLDHTLTTGVISGLRREISSAATGRPIQDVIQTDAAINPGNSGGPLLDSSGTLIGINTAIYSPSGASSGVGFSIPVDTVGGIVDQLVRFGKVTRPILGIKFAPDQSVEQLGVSGVLVLDAPPSGPAGKAGLQSTKRDGYGRLVLGDIITSVNGTKVSNGSDLYRILDQCKVGDEVTVEVLRGDHKEKISVTLEPKPDES, from the exons atggCGACGACGACGAGTTGTTCGCTTCTCCTTTCTTCCACTCTCTTCCTTCactctcctccttcttctcacctctccttcttcaatctctcttcttcacgATCCTCTCCAATTTCTCTTTACCCAATCCGATCCAAACGCTATTTCCGAATCCTCTCGAAGCTTTCACTAAACGACAACAACAGagacgacgatgatgataCTCTTCATTTTACTCCGTTCTCCGCCGTTAAAcctttcttcctcctctgtaCCTCCGTCGCGTTATCGTTTTCACTCTTCGCCGCTTCTCCCGCCGTTGAATCTGCCTCGGCGTTTGTAGTTAGTACTCCGAAGAAACTTCAAACTGATGAGCTCGCGACGGTTCGTTTGTTTCAAGAGAACACTCCTTCCGTTGTTTACATCACTAATCTCGCCGTGAG GCAGGACGCGTTTACATTGGACGTTCTTGAGGTACCTCAAGGCTCTGGTTCAGGATTTGTGTGGGATAAGCAAGGTCATATTGTTACCAATTACCATGTTATTCGTGGTGCTTCTGATCTCAG GGTCACTCTTGCTGATCAAACAACATTTGATGCAAAAGTTGTTGGATTTGACCAAGATAAGGATGTTGCAGTATTACGTATTGATGCAccgaaaaacaaattaagaccTATACCTGTTGGAGTCTCTGCTGATCTGCTTGTTGGCCAGAAAGTCTTTGCCATTGGCAATCCA TTTGGACTTGATCATACTCTCACAACTGGTGTTATAAG TGGTTTGCGAAGAGAAATTAGTTCTGCTGCAACTGGTCGTCCAATTCAAGATGTGATACAGACAGATGCAGCCATTAACCCTGGTAACAGCGGAGGACCTCTTCTAGATAGCTCAGGAACGTTAATTGGTATAAACACAGCCATTTATTCTCCTTCTGGTGCATCTTCTGGAGTGGGCTTTTCGATCCCAGTTGATACA GTTGGTGGTATCGTTGATCAGCTGGTGAGATTTGGTAAAGTCACCAGACCAATCTTAGGTATCAAATTCGCACCGGACCAATCTGTTGAGCAATTGGGAGTGAGCGGTGTGCTCGTCTTGGATGCTCCTCCAAGTGGTCCAGCCGGCAAAGCC GGACTTCAGTCAACAAAACGTGATGGTTACGGGAGACTAGTACTAGGAGACATAATCACGTCGGTGAACGGTACAAAAGTCTCTAACGGGAGTGATCTGTACCGGATTCTCGATCAATGCAAAGTCGGCGATGAG GTGACCGTAGAGGTTCTAAGAGGCGATCACAAGGAGAAAATCTCTGTAACTCTCGAACCAAAGCCGGACGAGTCTTAG
- a CDS encoding beta-galactosidase (unknown protein; FUNCTIONS IN: molecular_function unknown; INVOLVED IN: N-terminal protein myristoylation; LOCATED IN: cellular_component unknown; EXPRESSED IN: 23 plant structures; EXPRESSED DURING: 14 growth stages; Has 35 Blast hits to 35 proteins in 12 species: Archae - 0; Bacteria - 0; Metazoa - 0; Fungi - 0; Plants - 35; Viruses - 0; Other Eukaryotes - 0 (source: NCBI BLink).) yields the protein MGNALVKKEPPPPVVLVPPLFDYPPLSARTRMLESSYNLLFGKLALRCLFEDYFEEANRFTGKFLLKPTDDPHVDLVASVSGAVDGRVEGDFVGNAEFRWQSDVDDPHTFVDLSVSTSNPVLLMRSSAYYPKYGIGAFAVYPLISKITGKSSEEYRIMGLRYGSTNLSVGATVTPFSANNELPKHAWLVSKMGSLTVGVQYEPLHGSKDLAKYTDPRNWSCAAGYGVGSQSPLTPSFNIGIELARSSQFIASFYQHVVVQRRVQNPFEENQVVGITNYIDFGFELQSRVDDSKTPPNAPDSLLQVAASWQANKNFLLKGKVGAHSSTLSLAFKSWWKPSFAFNISATTNHRTGNVQCGFGLRVDNLREASYQRADPNFVMLTPNKEHLAEGIVWKMGKRPMYQADVDAENFSELPKELRPSQKIL from the exons ATGGGGAATGCTCTTGTCAAAAAAGAACCACCGCCTCCGGTGGTACTCGTTCCTCCGCTCTTTGATTACCCTCCTCTCTCCGCCCGCACTAG gATGTTGGAATCatcatataatttgttgtttgGGAAGCTTGCATTGAGATGTCTATTTGAGGATTACTTTGAAGAAGCTAATCGATTCACGGGCAAGTTTTTGTTGAAGCCTACTGATGATCCTCATGTGGATTTGGTTGCATCT GTTTCGGGTGCTGTAGATGGTAGAGTGGAAGGAGATTTTGTTGGGAATGCGGAGTTTCGCTGGCAAAG TGATGTTGATGATCCTCATACTTTTGTTGATCTCTCTGTGTCAACCTCGAATCC GGTTCTTCTAATGAGGTCTTCTGCTTACTATCCTAAATATGGAATCGGGGCATTTGCGGTCTACCctttgatttcaaaaattaC TGGAAAATCATCTGAAGAATATAGAATCATGGGGTTGAGATATGGCTCAACGAATTTGTCTGTCGGAGCTACTGTCACTCCTTTTAGTG CGAATAACGAATTGCCAAAGCATGCATGGCTTGTAAGCAAGATGGGAAGTCTTACAGTAGGAGTACAATATGAGCCGCTAC atGGAAGCAAAGATTTGGCAAAGTACACAGACCCAAGAAACTGGAGTTGTGCTGCTGGCTATGGAGTAGGGTCACAAAGCCCCTTGACTCCTTCTTTTAACATTGGCATTGAACTAGCAAGAAGCTCTCAG TTTATTGCTTCGTTCTACCAACACGTAGTGGTCCAAAGACGG GTGCAAAATCCTTTCGAAGAAAACCAAGTAGTTGGAATCACAAACTacattgattttggttttgagctACAATCGAG GGTTGATGATTCCAAGACGCCACCCAATGCCCCAGATTCTTTATTGCAGGTGGCTGCGTCTTGGCAGGCCAACAAGAACTTTTTGCTGAAg GGTAAAGTCGGAGCTCATAGCTCAACATTGTCATTAGCATTCAAGTCGTGGTGGAAACCGTCTTTCGCATTCAATATTTCAG CAACAACTAATCATAGGACTGGAAATGTCCAATGTGGGTTCGGTCTACGTGTTGATAACTTAAGAGAAGCCAG TTACCAAAGAGCTGATCCAAACTTTGTAATGCTGACACCGAACAAAGAACATTTAGCTGAAGGGATTGTGTGGAAAATGGGGAAGAGACCAATGTATCAAGCCGATGTGGACGCAGAGAATTTTAGTGAGCTGCCAAAAGAACTTAGACCGTCCCAGAAGATTCTCTAA
- a CDS encoding beta-galactosidase, protein MGNALVKKEPPPPVVLVPPLFDYPPLSARTRMLESSYNLLFGKLALRCLFEDYFEEANRFTDGRVEGDFVGNAEFRWQSDVDDPHTFVDLSVSTSNPVLLMRSSAYYPKYGIGAFAVYPLISKITGKSSEEYRIMGLRYGSTNLSVGATVTPFSANNELPKHAWLVSKMGSLTVGVQYEPLHGSKDLAKYTDPRNWSCAAGYGVGSQSPLTPSFNIGIELARSSQFIASFYQHVVVQRRVQNPFEENQVVGITNYIDFGFELQSRVDDSKTPPNAPDSLLQVAASWQANKNFLLKGKVGAHSSTLSLAFKSWWKPSFAFNISATTNHRTGNVQCGFGLRVDNLREASYQRADPNFVMLTPNKEHLAEGIVWKMGKRPMYQADVDAENFSELPKELRPSQKIL, encoded by the exons ATGGGGAATGCTCTTGTCAAAAAAGAACCACCGCCTCCGGTGGTACTCGTTCCTCCGCTCTTTGATTACCCTCCTCTCTCCGCCCGCACTAG gATGTTGGAATCatcatataatttgttgtttgGGAAGCTTGCATTGAGATGTCTATTTGAGGATTACTTTGAAGAAGCTAATCGATTCACGG ATGGTAGAGTGGAAGGAGATTTTGTTGGGAATGCGGAGTTTCGCTGGCAAAG TGATGTTGATGATCCTCATACTTTTGTTGATCTCTCTGTGTCAACCTCGAATCC GGTTCTTCTAATGAGGTCTTCTGCTTACTATCCTAAATATGGAATCGGGGCATTTGCGGTCTACCctttgatttcaaaaattaC TGGAAAATCATCTGAAGAATATAGAATCATGGGGTTGAGATATGGCTCAACGAATTTGTCTGTCGGAGCTACTGTCACTCCTTTTAGTG CGAATAACGAATTGCCAAAGCATGCATGGCTTGTAAGCAAGATGGGAAGTCTTACAGTAGGAGTACAATATGAGCCGCTAC atGGAAGCAAAGATTTGGCAAAGTACACAGACCCAAGAAACTGGAGTTGTGCTGCTGGCTATGGAGTAGGGTCACAAAGCCCCTTGACTCCTTCTTTTAACATTGGCATTGAACTAGCAAGAAGCTCTCAG TTTATTGCTTCGTTCTACCAACACGTAGTGGTCCAAAGACGG GTGCAAAATCCTTTCGAAGAAAACCAAGTAGTTGGAATCACAAACTacattgattttggttttgagctACAATCGAG GGTTGATGATTCCAAGACGCCACCCAATGCCCCAGATTCTTTATTGCAGGTGGCTGCGTCTTGGCAGGCCAACAAGAACTTTTTGCTGAAg GGTAAAGTCGGAGCTCATAGCTCAACATTGTCATTAGCATTCAAGTCGTGGTGGAAACCGTCTTTCGCATTCAATATTTCAG CAACAACTAATCATAGGACTGGAAATGTCCAATGTGGGTTCGGTCTACGTGTTGATAACTTAAGAGAAGCCAG TTACCAAAGAGCTGATCCAAACTTTGTAATGCTGACACCGAACAAAGAACATTTAGCTGAAGGGATTGTGTGGAAAATGGGGAAGAGACCAATGTATCAAGCCGATGTGGACGCAGAGAATTTTAGTGAGCTGCCAAAAGAACTTAGACCGTCCCAGAAGATTCTCTAA
- a CDS encoding beta-galactosidase (unknown protein; FUNCTIONS IN: molecular_function unknown; LOCATED IN: cellular_component unknown; EXPRESSED IN: 23 plant structures; EXPRESSED DURING: 14 growth stages.), protein MGNALVKKEPPPPVVLVPPLFDYPPLSARTRMLESSYNLLFGKLALRCLFEDYFEEANRFTGKFLLKPTDDPHVDLVASVSGAVDGRVEGDFVGNAEFRWQSDVDDPHTFVDLSVSTSNPSSAYYPKYGIGAFAVYPLISKITGKSSEEYRIMGLRYGSTNLSVGATVTPFSANNELPKHAWLVSKMGSLTVGVQYEPLHGSKDLAKYTDPRNWSCAAGYGVGSQSPLTPSFNIGIELARSSQFIASFYQHVVVQRRVQNPFEENQVVGITNYIDFGFELQSRVDDSKTPPNAPDSLLQVAASWQANKNFLLKGKVGAHSSTLSLAFKSWWKPSFAFNISATTNHRTGNVQCGFGLRVDNLREASYQRADPNFVMLTPNKEHLAEGIVWKMGKRPMYQADVDAENFSELPKELRPSQKIL, encoded by the exons ATGGGGAATGCTCTTGTCAAAAAAGAACCACCGCCTCCGGTGGTACTCGTTCCTCCGCTCTTTGATTACCCTCCTCTCTCCGCCCGCACTAG gATGTTGGAATCatcatataatttgttgtttgGGAAGCTTGCATTGAGATGTCTATTTGAGGATTACTTTGAAGAAGCTAATCGATTCACGGGCAAGTTTTTGTTGAAGCCTACTGATGATCCTCATGTGGATTTGGTTGCATCT GTTTCGGGTGCTGTAGATGGTAGAGTGGAAGGAGATTTTGTTGGGAATGCGGAGTTTCGCTGGCAAAG TGATGTTGATGATCCTCATACTTTTGTTGATCTCTCTGTGTCAACCTCGAATCC GTCTTCTGCTTACTATCCTAAATATGGAATCGGGGCATTTGCGGTCTACCctttgatttcaaaaattaC TGGAAAATCATCTGAAGAATATAGAATCATGGGGTTGAGATATGGCTCAACGAATTTGTCTGTCGGAGCTACTGTCACTCCTTTTAGTG CGAATAACGAATTGCCAAAGCATGCATGGCTTGTAAGCAAGATGGGAAGTCTTACAGTAGGAGTACAATATGAGCCGCTAC atGGAAGCAAAGATTTGGCAAAGTACACAGACCCAAGAAACTGGAGTTGTGCTGCTGGCTATGGAGTAGGGTCACAAAGCCCCTTGACTCCTTCTTTTAACATTGGCATTGAACTAGCAAGAAGCTCTCAG TTTATTGCTTCGTTCTACCAACACGTAGTGGTCCAAAGACGG GTGCAAAATCCTTTCGAAGAAAACCAAGTAGTTGGAATCACAAACTacattgattttggttttgagctACAATCGAG GGTTGATGATTCCAAGACGCCACCCAATGCCCCAGATTCTTTATTGCAGGTGGCTGCGTCTTGGCAGGCCAACAAGAACTTTTTGCTGAAg GGTAAAGTCGGAGCTCATAGCTCAACATTGTCATTAGCATTCAAGTCGTGGTGGAAACCGTCTTTCGCATTCAATATTTCAG CAACAACTAATCATAGGACTGGAAATGTCCAATGTGGGTTCGGTCTACGTGTTGATAACTTAAGAGAAGCCAG TTACCAAAGAGCTGATCCAAACTTTGTAATGCTGACACCGAACAAAGAACATTTAGCTGAAGGGATTGTGTGGAAAATGGGGAAGAGACCAATGTATCAAGCCGATGTGGACGCAGAGAATTTTAGTGAGCTGCCAAAAGAACTTAGACCGTCCCAGAAGATTCTCTAA